The sequence below is a genomic window from Tubulanus polymorphus chromosome 1, tnTubPoly1.2, whole genome shotgun sequence.
TCTGAGAAAACCTTCTCTTTAGATAAATGAAAGAATATTTCTCCACCGTTAACGTACTCCATCACGAAACACAATCGATCTTGAGTTTGAAACGAATATATCAATTCCTAAAAAAGCAATATCTATATAagcaaattgaaatatatattcttcAACGAGTAATTGAAAGACCTACTGTTAAGAACGGGTGCCTTATCTGTGACATTCGACTGTTAGCAAATGTACCTGGAACTACATCCTACGTAAAATGGTAGATGAATAGAGATGATTAGACAGATAGActaaaattgttagaattttGATTTCCGAACCATTCTTAAGACAAAGTAAGGATTTGTGACTGTCACAAGAATATCCACAGGTATATAAAGGTAATCAAAATTAAACCTATATCTACCTCGCCGAACATTGCTGACTTATTCAGTAGCTTTACGGCATAGATATGACCAGTAGACTTTTCTCGACCAAGCATGACCTTTCCAAATGCACCCTTTCCCAGCACTTTCAACATTTCGAAGCTATCCAGCGACttaaaaaatcgaaaatatcgaaatgaaatatctaatcgACGTTGATGTTGAATTCATCGATGCAATTATTAAACAGTCATCAATGCCTACCACTTCAGATTCAGGAGACTTTGGTCGTTCCTCACTGTTCATCTGCCCGTTGGCATTTCTTTCCTGCGCTTTCCATGAATCAGCAACTTTCTGTATCGCTAGAATCCATTCCTCTCTGAAAATTAGACGCTCGCTGATAAGGATATAGCATGAATGAGGATATGACAACATgcgatttgaaaaatgtgaatactACAGTACCGTTCTTGGCTTGTTTCGACATGGAACATTCTTTCTACATATGTTGTGAGTTGTAATAGTCTGATGatgaatgtatttgatttaggCTTTTCCGTTCTCATTACATGGCATCCTGCAATACATTTATAATCAATAGAAAATTCTCCACGACCATTCTTCAAACTACCTAAATGAAATAGCCTCACCTTTGATTGAAAAGTTATTTAAAGGTTCACCGAGTGATCCTGGCTTAGGCTTTTCTTTGAATCCGTAGAGGGTTCCATTCTCCCTAAGAATAAAATATCTTGGACGCATGTTTTTTATGTACTCTCctgaaaaatgtcaaatttaatcatttttcctttttaaagaaatgaaaattccaaactaatttgaaattatatataataaggaaaaactcaCCTCTTTTAGTTAGCCAACCTTCTTTGATAGTTTTAAGTTGTGGTGTTTGAAGTACGGCTTCATTTGTCGCCATTGTGTTTATTTCAGCCTCGTCCGTCTCGTTCTTTTTAGGAATATTTCAACTAATTAAAGCAATTATGACGAACAAGTCTAAATTATCACCATCAAGTTAATACGTCTATATACACTATCAGTACGCTCTCCTTTTAGCTAGAAACAACAGAATTTTGGGATACATAACAGGTTTGATCAAAACTAAGACGACAGCGCAAACAAAGGCTTCTCATGGAGAACCAACATAGATTAAAAAGACTTTATTATCcctttatatatttatacatgtTTAATGCAATCGAACGTGAACAGCAGTATACAGGTTATCATTTGAATTACACGGATTAAAGGATATTGGCAACTACAACATTACCAGTAATCCGAGAATTAATTCAAAACATGTGGCCAAACTTCCATTATTTACACTACACGGATATTTGcttgaacatttttttttccgGTTGAAAGAAAATCTTGTGAAGAAACCTAACCGTCGAATATTGCCTTCTAGCTAACTCTGTCCGTAAAGTAAGACTCCATCTCAGTGACGAACTGAGCCCGGTATTGTCTTTGTCTCCAAAATGTACATAAAAACATAAACACTCGACTAATCCCTTAGGATTTTTACCATTGCCTCCAAATTCtaaatccaaaatattttccatatcaatCCGATACACCAACCTAACTAGATGTAAAGCAAAGAGAAATTGAATTCTTATCTACATACCCCATAATCAATCTTAGTCTAAAGTGCAATTTCGATAATGGTTGTCCaatttctataataataatagcaatttctaatatattccggtattttcaaagatttggGGGAAATTCGGTCTTCAACAGATGACCTTTCTCAATAAACATAATGTAATGTCTTCGAATCGTTTCGGTTTTCGATAGAATCATTTCTAACCGCATCTACAatatgacaatttttttttgggcAATGACTATACAAATCGAGAACAATTCTACTTCAAAATGTGCAATCAGGCTAATACTAAAAGCTGCCTTTTTGGATCACACTGCCCCATCTTCAAAAATGTTGGTATCCTTACCTTTTCTGGCAATAACTAAATTTCAATTGTGCTCTATCGTCTTTAAATTGAAGAATTCACTACTGCTTAACTCATTTTACTTATTATTTCTTattaaatgatgattttcaccAATATAAGACTCGAAACCGTTTTGTACATTGAAAGTAGACTAATTCACAACCAACTGAGAAAGAAATTCTCAGTGAAAGTGTGATCAGCCCCTTTAACTTGGAACAACTTTCCTCATTCATCGAAAACCATTGGATCAGTATCCCGTATTGTGTTTAAACGTGTTCTCAAACAGTATCGCCTCTAATACGAAAATTCTGCCAGTTTCTTATCCCCCAAAAATTGATGAGATTGTGTAACTTCCAGATTCTATACATATTCAAGTTAATTTACTAGAAAAAACTGAGAGTTTTAttctgtattttgatatgttatAGGAATATTTTACAATCTTTTAAATGGTAACTCATTAATATCCCGAAAACTCGAAACCATAATAGAATTAGCCTAAAACTTTCCAATAATTTACCATATAGCAACATCCTCAATTGACGGATTAATTGAAAGATATTGTTGTTACGTATGTTTTCTGCCTGCCCAGTCTTTGTGAGATTAATCCTATTTCTGatcgatttttttcaactaCATATACATACCTATCGTGATAGTATAGTATCGTGTGGATCTCCGAGTATTTTCGATGATCGTATATTATTTCCTTACTAGTTCCGTCTTATATGTGTGTACGTATTCTAGTCGCgacatgaaataaaaacctGCGAATGGACACGAATGAGCGTGAAATAATCCATTAATCGGATTAAATATTCATACTCTGGCATGGGAATAGTAAATTACGTTCACCCTACGTGCAACTGTGCAGGTTCACCCGCCAAGAAGgtattcgaacccactacgctccGCGAACACGGTGGGACGGACggtaccggacccctggcaagcgaggatgagtTCACACTAGCGAAGGTCCCGGGTCAAGTATAGCGTTGACATAAGGTCATCTCGCTAGAATATTTTAAATCCATTTATGTCATGATTGATGATTAGTGAAATCTTAGTAGTTTCACTATCGACTCAAATTAATTATTCTCTTCGATCTCCATATCATAATCCACTTTATGATATTTGATTCTTGGTTTGAATTTCTCATCTGTCGCATGGAGCATCCTCCTTATAAACAGATAAAGTGAATGAAACAATTAATTGTTTCTGATATAATACATGTGTATTaccattttatttatttcaaacgtcaaatt
It includes:
- the LOC141914732 gene encoding RAC-gamma serine/threonine-protein kinase-like, with protein sequence MATNEAVLQTPQLKTIKEGWLTKRGEYIKNMRPRYFILRENGTLYGFKEKPKPGSLGEPLNNFSIKGCHVMRTEKPKSNTFIIRLLQLTTYVERMFHVETSQEREEWILAIQKVADSWKAQERNANGQMNSEERKSLDSFEMLKVLGKGAFGKVMLGREKSTGHIYAVKLLNKSAMFGEDVVPGTFANSRMSQIRHPFLTELIYSFQTQDRLCFVMEYVNGGEIFFHLSKEKVFSEERTRFYGAEIISALGYLHDHNIVYRDLKLENILLDKDGHIKITDFGLGEEISYGTSTEILCGTPEYLAPEVLDDNDYGRAVDWWGTGVVLYEMMCGRLPFYNRDHEILYELILTEDVKFPSRLSDNARNLLSGFLRKNPKERLGGSEEDAKEIYVHPFFETLNWDDINHKRHDPPWIPNVTSSVDAVTDELVPLTLE